The genomic segment TGGGGTAGATATTCACGCCCTTGATGATGATCATGTCGTCGGAGCGGCCCATGATCCGATCCAGTCGGCGATGCTCCCGGCCGCACGGACACGCGCCGGGCAGAAAACGGGTCAAGTCCTTGGTCCGGTAACGAATGAGCGGCATGCCCTCACGGCACAAGGTAGTGATGACCAGCTCGCCCATCTCGCCCTCGGCCACGTGTTCTCCAGTTTCCGGATTGATGATCTCGGGAAGATATGCGTCCTCCCAAATGTGCATGCCATTTTGCTCCAGACACTCGAAAGCCACGCCCGGCCCGTTCATCTCGGACAGGCCGTAGGAATTGTAGGCCTTCATGCCATAAATATCCTCGATGCGGCGACGGATGGCCTCGGTGTGCGGTTCGGCGCCAATGAGGGCGACGCGCAGATTCAGACGATCGTTCGTGTAACCCAGCTCTTCCTTCACCGTGCTCAAATGCAGGGCGTAGGACGGAATGATGTGGATGACCGAAACCTTGAAGTCTTCCAGCAATTTGAGCTGACGTTTGGAATTACCGGCCCCGGCCGGGATGGTCAGGCAGCCCAGCCGCTCGGCCCCGTAATGAATGCCCAGGCCGCCGGTGAACAGGCCATAGCCGGACATATTCTGAAAGGTATCCACAGGACGCACTCCGACCATGTGCATGCACCGAGCCATGAGGTCGGCCCAACTGTCCACGTCATTGCGGGTGTAGTAAATAACCGTGGCCGAGCCCGTGGTGCCGGAAGAGGCGTGCAGACGAAGCATGTCCGTCACGGGCCGCGTCAGCATGCGGTCCGGATAGGCGCTGCGCAGGTCGTCCTTGGTGGTGAAGGGAAGCAGGGTGATGTCCCGAGGCCCCTGGATGGAGGCCGGATCAACTCCGGCGCGGGCGAAGTGCTCGGCATAAAACGGTGAACGGGCCGCGCGGGCCAGGGTGGTCCGCAATCGGACTTCTTGAAGACGGATAAGTTCGGCGCGACTGAAAAATTCTTCCTGGCAATAGGCGTTCATACTGAATCCCGTTTGCGGTTTACGGTTGCGGCGACAGGTCAGTACGCGCTGCCGTCCTCGGACGGCATGCCCACTTCCGTCAGGTTGTCGAAAACCGTGTACTGGCCAAAATAGGCCAGCTTGAGGGTTCCGACCGGACCATTACGCTGTTTGCCGATGATGATCTCGGCGATATTCTTGTTTGGATTGTCCTCAGCCTTGTTATAGGCCGCGTCGCGGTAGATGAAAACAATAACGTCGGCGTCCTGCTCAATGGCTCCGGACTCGCGCAGATCCGAAAGCATGGGCCGCTTGTCCGAACGCTCCTCGACCTTGCGGTTGAGCTGGGACAGGGCAATGACCGGTACGTCCAGTTCCTTGGCCAGGGCCTTCAGATTGCGGGAAATATCCGAAATTTCCTGTTCGCGCGAGTCGCTCCGGTGACTGGAACGCATGAGCTGCAGATAATCGACGATGATCAGGCCCACGCCTTTGTCAGCCTTGAGCCGACGACAGCGGGCACGGATTTCCATGGTGGTCAGGGCCGGGGTGTCGTCGATGAAAACAGGGGCACGGGACAGATCCTCGGCGGCCTGATAGAGGCGCGCCCAGTCCTCGTCGTTCAAATAGCCGCTTCGCAACCGGCTTAAGTCCACCCTGCCGTGACACCCGAGAAGACGCATCATGAGCTGGTCCATGGACATTTCCAGGGAAAAAACAGCCACGGGAACTCCGTGCTGGATGGACGCGCGCATGCCGATGTTCAGGGCCAGGGCGGTCTTGCCCATGGACGGACGCGCCGCCAGGATGATCAGGTCCGACTTCTGCAAACCGGCGGTCATATGGTCGAAATCCGTATACCCCGTGGGCACGCCGGTGACCAAATCGCCCTGGCCGGCCCGCAGCTCCAGCTGCTCGAAGACCCGGTTGACCAGATCCTTGCTGCTCATGAACGCGGGTTTGCCCTTGGATTCGGCGATGGAAAAAATCTGCTGCTCGGCCTGGTCGAGCAAGGATTCGGTCTCCTGACCAGCCTCGAAGCAATTGGTCAGAATTTCCGAAGAGGTCTGGATCAGCCGACGGCGGACGGACTTGTCCCGCACGATCTGGGCGTGGAAAACGGCATTGGCGGCCGAGGCCACGGATTCGGCCAAGGAGGCCAGATAGACCGTGCCACCGATCTCGTCGAGCTCGCCCCTGGTCTGCAGATATTCGGCCACGGTGACCAAATCCACCGGCTCGCGGCGACGATACAGTTCTTGAAATACCTGATATATCTTGCGGTGGACCGGCGAATAAAAATCTTCGTCGGAAATCGTGTCCACCAGGGTATGAAAAACGTCGTTACGCAGGAAAACGCCCCCCAACACGGCCTGCTCGGCTTCGATGTTGTGGGGCGGCACCTTGCGCAACAAATCAGAAGAGGCCTTTTGCAAGGCCTCTTCCGGGTGCAGTTGTGATCCGAGGCGTTGCCCGAATTTATTCTGCGGCTGTTTCTTCAGCTGCATTGTCCTGCACCGACTCTTCCACCTTCTCGGTATGTCCAAGCTTGACAACGTTGACGGTCAGCTTGGCCACGACCTCGGGATGCAACTTGACATCGACGACGTATTCGCCCAGGGCGCGGATGCCCTCGTCAAGCTGCAGTTTGCGGCGATCCACGACCACGCCCTGCTCTTCCAGGATCGTGGCGATCTGGGAGGAAGTGACGGAGCCGTACAGCTTGTCGCCATCACCGACACGAACTTCGATGACCACCTTGGCGGCCTCGATCTTGGCGGCTAGGCCAGCGGCCTCGGCCCGGATGGCGTCGTTCTTGGCCTGCAGCTTCCGGCGTTCCTGCTCGAAAACCTTCAGGTTGCCGGGAGTCGCCAAAGAGGCCAGCCCCTGGGGCAACAGATAATTTCTGCCATAACCGGGCTTGACGGCGATGATTTCGCCGAGGCGGCCCAGATTATCCACGTCTGCGCGCAAAATAACCTTCATGACCAACTCTCCTAGATTCTAGACTTTTTGAGCACGTCCGTGCTGTGGGTGGCGGTGTAGAACATCAACGCCATCTGACGG from the Deltaproteobacteria bacterium genome contains:
- a CDS encoding phenylacetate--CoA ligase, translated to MNAYCQEEFFSRAELIRLQEVRLRTTLARAARSPFYAEHFARAGVDPASIQGPRDITLLPFTTKDDLRSAYPDRMLTRPVTDMLRLHASSGTTGSATVIYYTRNDVDSWADLMARCMHMVGVRPVDTFQNMSGYGLFTGGLGIHYGAERLGCLTIPAGAGNSKRQLKLLEDFKVSVIHIIPSYALHLSTVKEELGYTNDRLNLRVALIGAEPHTEAIRRRIEDIYGMKAYNSYGLSEMNGPGVAFECLEQNGMHIWEDAYLPEIINPETGEHVAEGEMGELVITTLCREGMPLIRYRTKDLTRFLPGACPCGREHRRLDRIMGRSDDMIIIKGVNIYPMQVEKVLMGIPEVGQNYLIVLEREGYLDQMRVKVEVKDEFFVEDMRQLKQLQSRISAKLKDEILISVRVDLVENNSLPKSEGKAQRVVDLRE
- a CDS encoding 50S ribosomal protein L9 translates to MKVILRADVDNLGRLGEIIAVKPGYGRNYLLPQGLASLATPGNLKVFEQERRKLQAKNDAIRAEAAGLAAKIEAAKVVIEVRVGDGDKLYGSVTSSQIATILEEQGVVVDRRKLQLDEGIRALGEYVVDVKLHPEVVAKLTVNVVKLGHTEKVEESVQDNAAEETAAE
- the dnaB gene encoding replicative DNA helicase, which produces MQLKKQPQNKFGQRLGSQLHPEEALQKASSDLLRKVPPHNIEAEQAVLGGVFLRNDVFHTLVDTISDEDFYSPVHRKIYQVFQELYRRREPVDLVTVAEYLQTRGELDEIGGTVYLASLAESVASAANAVFHAQIVRDKSVRRRLIQTSSEILTNCFEAGQETESLLDQAEQQIFSIAESKGKPAFMSSKDLVNRVFEQLELRAGQGDLVTGVPTGYTDFDHMTAGLQKSDLIILAARPSMGKTALALNIGMRASIQHGVPVAVFSLEMSMDQLMMRLLGCHGRVDLSRLRSGYLNDEDWARLYQAAEDLSRAPVFIDDTPALTTMEIRARCRRLKADKGVGLIIVDYLQLMRSSHRSDSREQEISDISRNLKALAKELDVPVIALSQLNRKVEERSDKRPMLSDLRESGAIEQDADVIVFIYRDAAYNKAEDNPNKNIAEIIIGKQRNGPVGTLKLAYFGQYTVFDNLTEVGMPSEDGSAY